The Prunus persica cultivar Lovell chromosome G8, Prunus_persica_NCBIv2, whole genome shotgun sequence genome includes a region encoding these proteins:
- the LOC18767758 gene encoding protein LNK1 isoform X2 produces MSDLCLYELEDNAWYEFGESDDHIVPHPGIEHDDQFPVEGDSRKKPRRDLIGIPSSANCATISELQRKEKTLTKKSTMLEKVSLSNTPDGAYASSCNGDSIKEVTSIASDDTGMSNHCLKSGNPDSSGSDAKDNIMGDGCTVVDNNLYDYPLNHISETDNDLSFLDNDREDRDSSDLLYYGWSDIGNFEDVDRMFRSCDSTFGLGSLNNEDELCWFLSSNSAEGSEDALKSGIKFSCSEATAKSLSENGEASKLENVDPLTNGLNKKGTSMGDNISSPGMDAGVRDTLGHLSVVKGSDAKSEIGDDLTLKEQPKHHKQPEGERIDRYVEKGGSFPHYSDLNQFQNANHPYADSSCQVYSTPAIHQHKQKTVTESVRYMPTNIPYMHLDYSHPSDQTSVCPTVSGTQSDNNIRPCPSLKETSYASNQVLSMESSCGPFNAPSVVKKEKQLLSGDYEPPFSKCFNILAIENPETYCDPVSVQKKVQQSANETEGHSDVEGGASIGMQAEFDSSDLQESSCLSSVLDEISLEATSFRQLQQVTEQLDIRTKLCIRDSLYRLAKSAEQRHNCANKKSGNIDSREANGVLLPQETDKCIAFMDVETDTNPIDRSIAHLLFHRPKDPSARPANDPLSLRSSALIHGSVNSTPGMPEKQVFPEGTAASDREKDGDE; encoded by the exons ATGTCAGACTTATGCTTGTATGAG CTTGAAGATAACGCGTGGTATGAGTTTGGTGAGAGTGACGACCATATAGTACCTCATCCTGGCATTGAGCATGATGATCAGTTTCCAGTAGAGGGTGATAGTCGTAAGAAACCAAGGCGTGATCTAATTGGCATCCCAAGTAGTGCAAATTGTGCAACTATTTCTGAACTtcaaagaaaggagaaaactCTGACTAAGAAGAGTACCATGCTGGAAAAGGTTTCATTGTCCAACACACCCGATGGTGCGTATGCTTCTTCATGTAATGGTGACTCAATCAAAGAAGTGACAAGCATAGCATCTGATGATACAGGGATGTCCAACCATTGTTTAAAAAGTGGTAATCCAGATTCAAGCGGTAGTGATGCCAAAGACAATATCATGGGCGACGGATGTACTGTAGTTGATAACAACTTATATGATTACCCTCTAAATCACATATCCGAAACAGATAATGACCTCAGCTTCTTGGATAATGATCGTGAAGACAGAGATAGCAGCGATCTTTTATATTATGGTTGGTCGGATATAGGAAATTTTGAGGATGTTGACAGGATGTTTAG AAGTTGTGATTCAACATTTGGGCTAGGAAGTCTCAATAATGAAGATGAGTTGTGCTGGTTTTTATCTTCAAATTCTGCTGAAGGATCTGAAGATGCGTTGAAGTCTGGCATCAAGTTTTCATGTTCAGAGGCAACTGCAAAAAGTCTATCGGAAAACGGTGAAGCTTCCAAGCTGGAAAATGTGGATCCTTTAACCAATGGTCTGAATAAAAAAGGGACTTCCATGGGTGACAACATTAGTTCCCCAGGTATGGATGCTGGTGTACGGGATACTCTTGGCCACTTATCAGTTGTGAAAGGCTCAGATGCAAAATCTGAAATAGGGGATGACTTGACGCTAAAAGAACAG CCAAAGCACCACAAACAACCAGAAGGGGAAAGAATAGACCGATATGTAGAAAAGGGTGGTTCATTTCCTCATTACAGTGACCTGAACCAATTTCAGAATGCAAACCATCCCTATGCAGACTCATCCTGTCAAGTTTATTCTACTCCTGCCATTCATCAGCATAAACAAAAAACGGTAACTGAATCTGTGAGATACATGCCGACAAATATTCCATATATGCACTTGGACTATAGTCATCCATCAGATCAAACTTCAGTCTGCCCAACTGTATCCGGCACCCAATCTGACAATAATATCCGCCCATGTCCTTCTCTGAAGGAGACTTCCTATGCATCAAATCAAGTACTGTCCATGGAGAGTTCTTGTGGTCCATTCAATGCTCCTTCTGtagtaaagaaagaaaagcaacTGTTGTCTGGGGATTATGAACCCCCATTTTCTAAATGTTTTAACATTTTGGCTATCGAAAATCCAGAGACATATTGTGATCCGGTTTCAGTTCAAAAGAAAGTGCAGCAATCTGCAAATGAGACTGAAGGCCATAGTGATGTTGAAGGAGGAGCCAGTATAGGAATGCAAGCAGAATTTGATTCTTCAGATCTACAGGAGAGCTCTTGCTTGAGCTCTGTGCTGGATGAGATATCACTAGAAGCAACTAGTTTTCGCCAGCTTCAACAAGTAACAGAGCAG TTGGATATCAGGACAAAACTGTGCATAAGGGATAGTCTGTACCGCTTGGCAAAGAGTGCAGAACAGAGGCATAATTGTGCAAATAAGAAAAGTGGCAATATAGACAGTAGAGAAGCAAATGGAGTATTGTTGCCCCAAGAAACAGACAA GTGCATTGCGTTTATGGATGTGGAAACTGATACAAACCCTATAGATCGGTCCATTGCGCACTTATTGTTTCACAGGCCCAAAGACCCATCTGCACGACCTGCTAATGATCCCTTATCTCTCAGGTCTAGTGCCTTG ATTCATGGGTCTGTGAATAGTACGCCTGGAATGCCTGAAAAACAGGTTTTCCCTGAGGGAACTGCTGCCAGTGATAGGGAAAAAGACGGCGACGAGTga
- the LOC18767758 gene encoding protein LNK1 isoform X1 — MSDLCLYELEDNAWYEFGESDDHIVPHPGIEHDDQFPVEGDSRKKPRRDLIGIPSSANCATISELQRKEKTLTKKSTMLEKVSLSNTPDGAYASSCNGDSIKEVTSIASDDTGMSNHCLKSGNPDSSGSDAKDNIMGDGCTVVDNNLYDYPLNHISETDNDLSFLDNDREDRDSSDLLYYGWSDIGNFEDVDRMFRSCDSTFGLGSLNNEDELCWFLSSNSAEGSEDALKSGIKFSCSEATAKSLSENGEASKLENVDPLTNGLNKKGTSMGDNISSPGMDAGVRDTLGHLSVVKGSDAKSEIGDDLTLKEQINFDKMQPKHHKQPEGERIDRYVEKGGSFPHYSDLNQFQNANHPYADSSCQVYSTPAIHQHKQKTVTESVRYMPTNIPYMHLDYSHPSDQTSVCPTVSGTQSDNNIRPCPSLKETSYASNQVLSMESSCGPFNAPSVVKKEKQLLSGDYEPPFSKCFNILAIENPETYCDPVSVQKKVQQSANETEGHSDVEGGASIGMQAEFDSSDLQESSCLSSVLDEISLEATSFRQLQQVTEQLDIRTKLCIRDSLYRLAKSAEQRHNCANKKSGNIDSREANGVLLPQETDKCIAFMDVETDTNPIDRSIAHLLFHRPKDPSARPANDPLSLRSSALIHGSVNSTPGMPEKQVFPEGTAASDREKDGDE, encoded by the exons ATGTCAGACTTATGCTTGTATGAG CTTGAAGATAACGCGTGGTATGAGTTTGGTGAGAGTGACGACCATATAGTACCTCATCCTGGCATTGAGCATGATGATCAGTTTCCAGTAGAGGGTGATAGTCGTAAGAAACCAAGGCGTGATCTAATTGGCATCCCAAGTAGTGCAAATTGTGCAACTATTTCTGAACTtcaaagaaaggagaaaactCTGACTAAGAAGAGTACCATGCTGGAAAAGGTTTCATTGTCCAACACACCCGATGGTGCGTATGCTTCTTCATGTAATGGTGACTCAATCAAAGAAGTGACAAGCATAGCATCTGATGATACAGGGATGTCCAACCATTGTTTAAAAAGTGGTAATCCAGATTCAAGCGGTAGTGATGCCAAAGACAATATCATGGGCGACGGATGTACTGTAGTTGATAACAACTTATATGATTACCCTCTAAATCACATATCCGAAACAGATAATGACCTCAGCTTCTTGGATAATGATCGTGAAGACAGAGATAGCAGCGATCTTTTATATTATGGTTGGTCGGATATAGGAAATTTTGAGGATGTTGACAGGATGTTTAG AAGTTGTGATTCAACATTTGGGCTAGGAAGTCTCAATAATGAAGATGAGTTGTGCTGGTTTTTATCTTCAAATTCTGCTGAAGGATCTGAAGATGCGTTGAAGTCTGGCATCAAGTTTTCATGTTCAGAGGCAACTGCAAAAAGTCTATCGGAAAACGGTGAAGCTTCCAAGCTGGAAAATGTGGATCCTTTAACCAATGGTCTGAATAAAAAAGGGACTTCCATGGGTGACAACATTAGTTCCCCAGGTATGGATGCTGGTGTACGGGATACTCTTGGCCACTTATCAGTTGTGAAAGGCTCAGATGCAAAATCTGAAATAGGGGATGACTTGACGCTAAAAGAACAG attaattttgataaaatgCAGCCAAAGCACCACAAACAACCAGAAGGGGAAAGAATAGACCGATATGTAGAAAAGGGTGGTTCATTTCCTCATTACAGTGACCTGAACCAATTTCAGAATGCAAACCATCCCTATGCAGACTCATCCTGTCAAGTTTATTCTACTCCTGCCATTCATCAGCATAAACAAAAAACGGTAACTGAATCTGTGAGATACATGCCGACAAATATTCCATATATGCACTTGGACTATAGTCATCCATCAGATCAAACTTCAGTCTGCCCAACTGTATCCGGCACCCAATCTGACAATAATATCCGCCCATGTCCTTCTCTGAAGGAGACTTCCTATGCATCAAATCAAGTACTGTCCATGGAGAGTTCTTGTGGTCCATTCAATGCTCCTTCTGtagtaaagaaagaaaagcaacTGTTGTCTGGGGATTATGAACCCCCATTTTCTAAATGTTTTAACATTTTGGCTATCGAAAATCCAGAGACATATTGTGATCCGGTTTCAGTTCAAAAGAAAGTGCAGCAATCTGCAAATGAGACTGAAGGCCATAGTGATGTTGAAGGAGGAGCCAGTATAGGAATGCAAGCAGAATTTGATTCTTCAGATCTACAGGAGAGCTCTTGCTTGAGCTCTGTGCTGGATGAGATATCACTAGAAGCAACTAGTTTTCGCCAGCTTCAACAAGTAACAGAGCAG TTGGATATCAGGACAAAACTGTGCATAAGGGATAGTCTGTACCGCTTGGCAAAGAGTGCAGAACAGAGGCATAATTGTGCAAATAAGAAAAGTGGCAATATAGACAGTAGAGAAGCAAATGGAGTATTGTTGCCCCAAGAAACAGACAA GTGCATTGCGTTTATGGATGTGGAAACTGATACAAACCCTATAGATCGGTCCATTGCGCACTTATTGTTTCACAGGCCCAAAGACCCATCTGCACGACCTGCTAATGATCCCTTATCTCTCAGGTCTAGTGCCTTG ATTCATGGGTCTGTGAATAGTACGCCTGGAATGCCTGAAAAACAGGTTTTCCCTGAGGGAACTGCTGCCAGTGATAGGGAAAAAGACGGCGACGAGTga